One Bos taurus isolate L1 Dominette 01449 registration number 42190680 breed Hereford chromosome 3, ARS-UCD2.0, whole genome shotgun sequence DNA window includes the following coding sequences:
- the PMVK gene encoding phosphomevalonate kinase (The RefSeq protein has 1 substitution compared to this genomic sequence): MAPLGGVPGLVLLFSGKRKSGKDFVTEALQSRLGADVCAILRLSGPLKEQYAQEHGLDFQRLMDASTYKEAYRSDMIRWGEEKRQADPGFFCRKIVEGVCQPVWLVSDTRRVSDIQWFQEAYGAVTQTVRVVATEESRQQRGWVFTPGVDDAESECGLDNFRTFDWVIENHGDEQHLEEQLEHLIEFIRSRL, encoded by the exons ATGGCCCCGCTGGGAGGCGTACCGGGGCTGGTGCTGCTGTTCAGCGGGAAGAGGAAATCCGGGAAGGACTTCGTGACCGAGGCGCTTCAGAGCAG GCTAGGGGCTGATGTGTGTGCTATCCTCCGGCTCTCCGGTCCACTCAAGGAGCAGTACGCTCAG GAGCACGGCTTGGACTTCCAGAGACTTATGGATGCCAGCACCTACAAAGAGGCCTATCGGAGCGACATGATCTGCTGGGGCGAGGAGAAGCGCCAGGCTGACCCAGGCTTCTTCTGCAGGAAGATTGTGGAGGGTGTCTGCCAGCCTGTCTGG CTGGTGAGTGATACACGGAGGGTGTCTGACATCCAGTGGTTTCAGGAGGCCTATGGGGCTGTGACACAGACGGTCCGTGTGGTGGCCACGGAGGAGAGCCGGCAGCAGCGGGGCTGGGTGTTCACGCCAG GGGTGGACGACGCTGAGTCAGAGTGTGGCCTGGACAACTTCAGGACCTTCGATTGGGTCATTGAGAACCACGGGGATGAACAGCACCTGGAGGAGCAGTTGGAGCACCTAATAGAATTTATCCGCTCCAGACTTTAG
- the PMVK gene encoding phosphomevalonate kinase isoform X1: protein MDASTYKEAYRSDMICWGEEKRQADPGFFCRKIVEGVCQPVWLVSDTRRVSDIQWFQEAYGAVTQTVRVVATEESRQQRGWVFTPGVDDAESECGLDNFRTFDWVIENHGDEQHLEEQLEHLIEFIRSRL from the exons ATGGATGCCAGCACCTACAAAGAGGCCTATCGGAGCGACATGATCTGCTGGGGCGAGGAGAAGCGCCAGGCTGACCCAGGCTTCTTCTGCAGGAAGATTGTGGAGGGTGTCTGCCAGCCTGTCTGG CTGGTGAGTGATACACGGAGGGTGTCTGACATCCAGTGGTTTCAGGAGGCCTATGGGGCTGTGACACAGACGGTCCGTGTGGTGGCCACGGAGGAGAGCCGGCAGCAGCGGGGCTGGGTGTTCACGCCAG GGGTGGACGACGCTGAGTCAGAGTGTGGCCTGGACAACTTCAGGACCTTCGATTGGGTCATTGAGAACCACGGGGATGAACAGCACCTGGAGGAGCAGTTGGAGCACCTAATAGAATTTATCCGCTCCAGACTTTAG
- the PMVK gene encoding phosphomevalonate kinase isoform X2: protein MCVLSSGSPVHSRSSTLRKIVEGVCQPVWLVSDTRRVSDIQWFQEAYGAVTQTVRVVATEESRQQRGWVFTPGVDDAESECGLDNFRTFDWVIENHGDEQHLEEQLEHLIEFIRSRL, encoded by the exons ATGTGTGTGCTATCCTCCGGCTCTCCGGTCCACTCAAGGAGCAGTACGCTCAG GAAGATTGTGGAGGGTGTCTGCCAGCCTGTCTGG CTGGTGAGTGATACACGGAGGGTGTCTGACATCCAGTGGTTTCAGGAGGCCTATGGGGCTGTGACACAGACGGTCCGTGTGGTGGCCACGGAGGAGAGCCGGCAGCAGCGGGGCTGGGTGTTCACGCCAG GGGTGGACGACGCTGAGTCAGAGTGTGGCCTGGACAACTTCAGGACCTTCGATTGGGTCATTGAGAACCACGGGGATGAACAGCACCTGGAGGAGCAGTTGGAGCACCTAATAGAATTTATCCGCTCCAGACTTTAG